A single region of the Oenococcus kitaharae DSM 17330 genome encodes:
- a CDS encoding primase C-terminal domain-containing protein → MIYLQKGLKNSHLTKQPTELSDWDWLKSYQPLERTEINSSDLAHNYKENKAAFVLAGQMATLTRNDTNLTKRSILFFDIDGTDGDDYQTAVSSVQSALAKIAYLIYPTVSNGYKGTRLRLAVPIDSTFDAAQRIQIGDYLRQLLPNNWQTDLTSYGSHWSQLAGLPVLNAYSVMHKCKLAMNDAESFLGLAQIKSSQAPMIKPQRKELKDLAESKVRNDREPWQDLVNRAMAQSINPPSHGRHIFYSSLIGSLLLMKLDQPVIKTLITWSNQHSDNPLPESELYRTIDSVSRTAARKERVNG, encoded by the coding sequence ATGATTTATCTGCAAAAAGGATTAAAGAATAGCCACTTAACGAAGCAGCCAACAGAGCTTTCTGACTGGGACTGGCTTAAGAGCTACCAGCCGTTAGAACGAACTGAGATTAATTCAAGCGACCTGGCTCACAACTATAAAGAAAACAAGGCTGCCTTTGTACTGGCTGGCCAAATGGCGACGCTAACTAGAAATGACACTAACCTGACCAAACGTTCAATCTTATTTTTCGATATTGATGGTACAGATGGGGATGATTATCAGACAGCTGTGTCAAGTGTCCAGTCAGCTTTGGCCAAGATAGCTTATCTGATCTACCCGACTGTTTCTAATGGCTATAAAGGCACTCGCTTGCGCCTAGCTGTACCCATTGACTCGACTTTTGATGCAGCACAGCGGATCCAAATAGGCGATTATTTAAGGCAGTTATTACCCAATAATTGGCAAACAGACTTGACTAGCTATGGTTCTCATTGGTCACAACTAGCCGGACTGCCTGTTTTAAATGCCTACTCTGTGATGCATAAATGCAAGCTGGCCATGAATGATGCAGAGTCTTTTTTGGGTCTGGCTCAAATCAAATCAAGTCAGGCTCCCATGATTAAGCCTCAGCGTAAAGAGCTAAAAGATTTAGCTGAGTCAAAAGTTCGGAATGATCGCGAGCCCTGGCAAGATTTGGTTAATCGAGCAATGGCACAATCAATCAATCCGCCTAGCCATGGCCGGCATATCTTCTACAGCTCTTTAATTGGGTCATTATTGCTGATGAAACTAGATCAACCTGTGATCAAAACCTTGATAACGTGGTCAAACCAGCACTCAGATAATCCCTTACCGGAGTCTGAGCTATACCGGACAATTGACTCTGTGAGTAGAACGGCAGCCAGAAAAGAGCGCGTCAATGGCTAA